The window CCGGGCGTTCCCGACGCCCCGAGCTCTGCCGGCGCCCCGAGCGCTGCCGGGGAGGCACGGGCCGTGCGTGGCGGGAAGCTGGGAGCTGCCGCCGTCGACCAGGCCAGCCTCTGGAACATCGCGAACATCCTGACCATGGTCCGCCTGGTCCTCGTGCCGGGCTTCGTCGTGCTGATGCTCATGGACGGCGGGTACGACCCGGTGTGGCGTGCCTGGGCATGGGCCGCCTTCGCCGTCGCCATGATCACCGACGTCTTCGACGGCCACCTGGCCCGGGCCTACGACCTCGTCACCGACTTCGGGAAGATCGCCGACCCCATCGCCGACAAGGCGATCATGGGAGCCGCGCTGATCTGTCTGTCCTACCTCGGCGATCTGCCGTGGTGGGTGACGGGAGTCATCCTCGGCAGAGAGCTCGGGATCACACTCCTGCGTTTCGTCGTCATCCGCTACGGAGTCATCCCCGCGAGCCGCGGCGGCAAGCTGAAGACCCTGATCCAGGGCATCGCCGTCGGCATGTACGTCCTGGCGCTGGAGGGGTGGCTGGCCACTCTGAGGTGGTGGGTGATGGCCGCGGCGGTCATTCTGACCGTGGTCACCGGAATCGACTATGTGAGACAGGCCATTGTGCTGCGCCGACGCGGAACCGCCGAGCGCGAAGCCGCAGCGGAGGGAGCGGAGCATTGACCTCCACGGCCGCCGAAGTGCTGCGACTACTGACAGTGAGGGGTGAGACGCTCGCCGTCGCCGAGTCGCTGACCGGCGGCCTGGTCGCGGCCGCTCTCACCGCGGCCCCCGGCTCCTCCCAGGCGTTCCGGGGCTCCGTCACCGCCTACGCCACGCAGCTGAAGCACCAGTTGCTCGATGTCGACCCCGCCCTGCTGGAGCAGCGCGGGGCGGTGGATCCGCAGGTCGCGGCCCAGATGGCGGAGGGTGTCCGCAAGGCGCTCGGCGCCGACTGGGGAATTTCGACCACCGGAGTCGCGGGTCCCGAACCCCAGGACGGCCAACCCGTCGGCACGGTCTACGTGGCCGTCGCCGCGCCGTCCGCAGCCGATTCCGGCGTATCAGGTGGCGGGAAAGTGTCGTCGTTGCGGTTGAACGGCGGCCGGGCGGAAATCCGTATGGAGAGTGTACGGAGCGTACTCGCACTGCTTCTCGAGGAGCTTGCGGGCGAACAGACCGGAAATGAGCGGGCACAGGATACGGAACAGAACGGGGGGACCTGATGTTTGCAGCCCTGAGTGAACACAACAGCGCTCCCCGCACGGCCGCAGCGCAAGGCGGTACGGTGGGGCGTGAAGGATGCGGCTACGCGGTCCGAGGAGGGAGCCACCGATGATTCTGCTCCGTCGCCTGCTGGGTGACGTGCTGCGTCGGCAGCGCCAGCGCCAGGGCCGTACTCTGCGCGAAGTCTCCTCGTCCGCCCGAGTCTCACTCGGCTATCTCTCCGAGGTGGAGCGGGGGCAGAAGGAGGCTTCCTCCGAGCTGCTCTCCGCCATTTGCGACGCGTTGGACGTACGGATGTCCGAGCTCATGAGGGAAGTGAGCGACGAGCTCGCCCTCGCCGAGCTGGCCCAGTCCGCAGCGGCCACCGAGCCGGTGCCAGCACCAGTGCGTCGACCGATGCTCAACTCCGTCTCGGTGGCCGGTGTGCCGCCGGAACGGGTCACGATCAAGGCACCCGCCGAAGCGGTGGACGTCGTCGCGGCGTGACCTGCCGCGACGGTGTGCGTGAGGTTCGGCGCGTGCCGGTGAAGAAGTAGCAGCGAGACGGGAGCCCCGGGCGGGGTCTCCAGGGAGACCTGGGGGCGCCGGCCGGGGCTTTCGCGTTGCGCCCGTCGTGGGGCCGGGGTCCTGGGCCGCCCCCCGTTTGCCGGGGTGGTGGTGTGCGGTCATGGTGGAGGGGCGTAACGGGGGACCTGCGCGCCATTCGATCGTCTGTGCGGGCGCACGGGGTCGTACGGTCGTCTCAAGAATCCGGAGCTGCGCTGATGTACGTGGTGAAGAGCCCGCTGTCCGATGCCGATCTCAGGACCGTCTCCGAGGCGCTGCAGGGTGCCCTCGTCGATCTCGTCGACCTCTCGCTCGTGGCCAAGCAGATCCACTGGAACGTGGTCGGGCCGCGGTTCCGATCGGTCCATCTCCAGCTCGACGAGGTCGTGGACACCGCCCGGCTGCACTCCGACACGGTCGCCGAACGCGCCTCCACCCTCGGTGTCCCACCGGACGGGCGGGCCCGGACGGTGGCCGGGAGCAGCGGGATCGCCCCGGTCCCGGACGGCTGGGTCAAGGACGCGGACGCGGTGGGGGCCCTGGTCGACGCGCTCGGCTCGGTGATCACCCGGATGCGGACGCGGGTGGGGAGCACGGCGGAGGCGGATCCGGTGAGCCAGGACATCTTCATCCAGATCACCGCGGATCTGGAGAAGCATCACTGGATGTTCCAGGCGGAGAACGGATAGCGCGACGTCGTCCGGCGTCGCGAGCCGGCGCCGGGCTTCCGTGCGCTCCCGCCTCGGTGGGTCGTGCGCCCCGGGGCCGGTGCGTGCGGTGGGGGCGTGAAAACGGCGGTGAGTGGCTGCGGGGCGCATCGTGTGCCCCGCGGGCGCGGTCCTCGTGAGAGGGGCGTGCGTCCTTGTGCCGGTGGTGCGCCCTCTCCGCCCGTGACGAGGGCCGTCTAGCGTCGTTCTGGGGGCCCGGAGGCCTTGGAGGTGGCGGCCATGCGGATAGTTCGCTGGGGGGCGGCTCTGGGGCTCGGTGCGCTGTGGTGGTGGGGCGTGCTGCGGCTCGCGCTGGTGCCGGACGCCGGCGCGGTGGAGGGGGCCGTCGCGGCCGGGGGGTGGGGGCTGAGCCTCCTTCCTGTGCACTGCGTACCGAAGGGACGGGCACCGGGGCGGCCGGGGGGCGCGTCAGGGGGCGCGGGGGGTGGTCCGGTTCTGGAGGGCGCGGTGGGGGCCGCGGTCACCAGGGCATGGCCACCCCGCCGTTCGGGCGGAGGATCTGACCCGTCGTGAACGCCGAGGCGTCGGAGGCGAGGTGCAGGACGGCGTGCGCGATGTCGTCGGGCTCGCCGACCCGGCTCAGCGGCGACAGCCGGGCCATGAAGGACTCCGTCCGTGCCTGTGCCTCGCCGTCGTGGCGATCGGTCATGGGCGTACGGATCCAGCCCGGGGCCACCGCGTTGACGCGGATGCCGTGGGCGCCGACCTCGGTCGCCAGGGTCTTCGTCAACTGGACCACCGCCGCCTTGGTCACGCCGTAGCAGAGCAGCCCCGGACCGCCGGTGTCGACGGCGCCGGAGGCCATGGTGACGATGCTGCCCCGCGTCCCGTCGTCGATCATCCGGCGGGCCGCCGCCTGGCAGGCGTGGAGAACCCCCTTGAAGTTGACGCTCCACACCCGTTCCAGGTCCTCGTCCCGGGTCTCCAGAACCGGGCTGCTGTGCATGATCCCGGCGATCGCCGCCATCACATGGAGCCGCTCGCAGGCGGCGACGGCCCGGGTGAGCTGGGCGCGGTCGGTGACGTCGAGGTGGTGGGTGTGGGCGGTGGCGTTCCTGGCTTTGATGAGGGTCGCCGTCTCGTGCAGGCCCTGTGCGTCGCGGTCCGCACAGTGCACCGTCGCGCCCGCCTCGGCGAGCAGCACGGCCGACGCGCGGCCGATGCCACTGCCGGCGCCGGTGACGAACGCGGTGCGGCCGGTGAGGTCGTACGCCGGGATGGACATGACTCGACGGTACGAGCGTATCTGACGGTCCGTCAATTAGGTGTGCGGCGCTGAACTCGGCTGCTCGGGCGGGGACTTCGCGTGGTGCCCGGGGGCGGCGCCGGGCCCGGCTGGCAGGTGGGGCACCAGTAGGTGGGGCGTTCGCGGGAGCCGTCGCCCTGGTCGGCCACGCGGACGGAGGTGTGGCAGCGCAGACAGGGGCGGGGGGCCCGGCCGTACACGAACAGGTCGTGGTGGCGGTGGCCTGTCGTGTTGCGGATCGGGCGGTCGCGGTTGGCTTCGAGGAGCTTCTTGGCGAGGGCGGGCAGCCGGGCGGCGAGATCCTCCGGGAGGGCGCCGGCGGGGAGCCAGGGGGTGACCCGGAGCAGGAAGCACAGCTCGCTCTTGTAGACATTGCCGATGCCGGCCAGATTGCGCTGGTCCAGGAGGGCCTCGCCGAGGGCGCGGTCGGGGTCGCTCAGGAGGTTGGCGAGGGCGCGGTCGGGGTCCCAGTCCGGGCCGAGCAGGTCGGGGCCGAGGTGGCCGACGGCGCGGTGTTCGTCGGTGGTGCGGATCAACTCCAGGACGGGGAGGCGGTAGCCGACGGCCGTGCGCTCGGTGTTGCCGAGGATGGCGCGGATCTGGTGCGCAGGGCCGCCGCGCCAACGCTCGCCGTGGGCGTACACCTTCCAGGAACCGTCCATCCGCAGGTGCGAGTGCAGCGTCAGGCCGCCTTCGACGCGGGTGAGGAGATGTTTGCCGCGAGGGGTGACGTCCAGGACGGTACGGCCGGTGAGGTCGGCCGTGGCGTACTTCGGCACGCGGAGGTCGGAGCGGGACAGCACCTTGCCGGCGAGGGCGGTGTGGAGTCGCCTCGCCGCCTGCCAGACGGTGTCACCTTCGGGCATGGGTCAAGGGTGGCATGGGTTCGGTGGCGGGTGGCGGGTGGCGGGTGCCGGTTCCGGTGCCGGCGTCGGGTGGCTCGGGGTGGGTGGGGTCGAGCGGGGTCGGTTCAGGGGCAGGGTCTCGCGCTCGGTGATCATGCTCGGATGCGGAGGCCGCGCGGGGTCGCGATGAAGCCCGCCGCTTCCAGGAGGGGGCCGTGGGGGGAGGTGAGGGCGGAGGTGCCGTTCACACGCTCCACCGTGACCGTGCCGAGTGAGCCCGCGCGTGCGGCCGCTGCCAGGGCTTCGGCGGCCGGGCGGAGGCGGGGGTCGTCCAGGGGCCTGGCGTCCGGGTCGGCGGGCCAGGCCAGGAGCGTCTTGCCGCCGCGCTCCATGTAGACGGTCAGCTCGCCGTCGACCAGGACGACCAGGGAGCCCGCCTTGCGGCCCGGTTTGTGTCCGGCCTCAGTGGGCGGATCGGGCCAGGGGAGGGCGGCGCCGTAGGCGTTGGCGGGGTCGGCCGCGGCCAGGACGACGGCTCTGGGGGAGGGGGTGGTGCGGGTGCGGTGCGGGTCGCGGCCGGATCGGGCACGGGGGCTGAAAGGGCCGTCTGGCACGCTGCGGCCGTAGGGGGCGCCGCCGTCGGTGTGAGCGAAGTCCTGGTCGTAGGTACCGGGCCCGCCGTGGAGGTCGGCGTCCAGGCCGTCGGGGGCGGCCAAGGAGGCGGGGGCGAACGGCTCGCCGGGGCCCGGGCCGTGGTGGCCCGGTCCGTCGGGGAAGTCGTCCCAGGGAGTGGCGGCCTGGGGTGTACCGGGGATTTCGGGGAAGTCGTCCGGGGCGGGGCTTCGCAGGGGCTCGTTCCGGTCGCGGGCGTTGGACACCGCGCGGAGGCGGTCCACGGCGCCGTCCATCGCGAACTGGGCGGCGCCCAGACCCTCGACGACATAGCCGCGGCGGGCCTGGCCGCTCTCCTCGAAGACGGACAGGACGCGGTACACCGCGGAGAAGCCGCCCTCGACGCCCTCGGCGGCCACGGCACCCCGGGTCACGACACCGTGGCGGTCGAGCAGTGTGCGGGCCAGGGCGTGGGCGCGGACGGTGGGGTCGGGCTCGTGGGCGGGGAGGAGG is drawn from Streptomyces bottropensis ATCC 25435 and contains these coding sequences:
- a CDS encoding SDR family NAD(P)-dependent oxidoreductase, with product MSIPAYDLTGRTAFVTGAGSGIGRASAVLLAEAGATVHCADRDAQGLHETATLIKARNATAHTHHLDVTDRAQLTRAVAACERLHVMAAIAGIMHSSPVLETRDEDLERVWSVNFKGVLHACQAAARRMIDDGTRGSIVTMASGAVDTGGPGLLCYGVTKAAVVQLTKTLATEVGAHGIRVNAVAPGWIRTPMTDRHDGEAQARTESFMARLSPLSRVGEPDDIAHAVLHLASDASAFTTGQILRPNGGVAMPW
- the pgsA gene encoding CDP-diacylglycerol--glycerol-3-phosphate 3-phosphatidyltransferase; protein product: MTGVPASAAGGTSGAKGATSAPGVPDAPSSAGAPSAAGEARAVRGGKLGAAAVDQASLWNIANILTMVRLVLVPGFVVLMLMDGGYDPVWRAWAWAAFAVAMITDVFDGHLARAYDLVTDFGKIADPIADKAIMGAALICLSYLGDLPWWVTGVILGRELGITLLRFVVIRYGVIPASRGGKLKTLIQGIAVGMYVLALEGWLATLRWWVMAAAVILTVVTGIDYVRQAIVLRRRGTAEREAAAEGAEH
- a CDS encoding Dps family protein — protein: MYVVKSPLSDADLRTVSEALQGALVDLVDLSLVAKQIHWNVVGPRFRSVHLQLDEVVDTARLHSDTVAERASTLGVPPDGRARTVAGSSGIAPVPDGWVKDADAVGALVDALGSVITRMRTRVGSTAEADPVSQDIFIQITADLEKHHWMFQAENG
- a CDS encoding helix-turn-helix domain-containing protein, with the protein product MILLRRLLGDVLRRQRQRQGRTLREVSSSARVSLGYLSEVERGQKEASSELLSAICDALDVRMSELMREVSDELALAELAQSAAATEPVPAPVRRPMLNSVSVAGVPPERVTIKAPAEAVDVVAA
- a CDS encoding Fpg/Nei family DNA glycosylase, whose product is MPEGDTVWQAARRLHTALAGKVLSRSDLRVPKYATADLTGRTVLDVTPRGKHLLTRVEGGLTLHSHLRMDGSWKVYAHGERWRGGPAHQIRAILGNTERTAVGYRLPVLELIRTTDEHRAVGHLGPDLLGPDWDPDRALANLLSDPDRALGEALLDQRNLAGIGNVYKSELCFLLRVTPWLPAGALPEDLAARLPALAKKLLEANRDRPIRNTTGHRHHDLFVYGRAPRPCLRCHTSVRVADQGDGSRERPTYWCPTCQPGPAPPPGTTRSPRPSSRVQRRTPN
- a CDS encoding CinA family protein; the encoded protein is MTSTAAEVLRLLTVRGETLAVAESLTGGLVAAALTAAPGSSQAFRGSVTAYATQLKHQLLDVDPALLEQRGAVDPQVAAQMAEGVRKALGADWGISTTGVAGPEPQDGQPVGTVYVAVAAPSAADSGVSGGGKVSSLRLNGGRAEIRMESVRSVLALLLEELAGEQTGNERAQDTEQNGGT